The Pseudanabaena sp. PCC 6802 genomic interval GTAGCAGTGAAAATTCTGCCTTTAGAGGTAGTCGTGCGAAATATTGCGGCTGGCAGTCTATGTCAGCGTACGGGTTTAGACTTGGGCACGGAGTTGCGATCGCCTTTGGTGGAGTTCTATTACAAAAATGACCGATTGGGCGATCCGCTCTTCACTGAGGATCATATTGAATTGTTAGAGCTTGCCACGCCAGAACAAGTGCAACAACTCAAGCAAATGGCGCTCCTGATCGATCGGCATCTACGCAGCTTTTTCGAGCAGTGCCGCCTCATTTTGGTTGATTTCAAGTTGGAATTTGGGCTGGATGCAAGCGGGCAACTACTTCTGAGCGACGAAATTAGTCCTGATACCTGCCGTTTATGGGATCGCGATGTTGCCGACCCCAAGGCTCGCATTCTGGACAAAGATCGATTCCGTCAAGATCTTGGTAATGTCTCCGCTGCTTACCACGAAGTCATGGCGCGCATTCAGACCGTGGTTTCTCAAAATTCCCGCGATCGGTGATACTGGTAGAATTGAAAACTAAAAGTTAAGTTAATATAAACTCTGCTTGACTTTTCTGCAAAATCTGGTCTCTTAGCATTTGGGTGTGTGGTGTAATTAATATGCGTTTAACAAAGTTTGCTTTGATTGCCTTGGTCTCCTCCAGCTCTCTGTTGGCAAAGCCTGCATGGTCAGAGAGCGCCGCTCCTCAAACAAACCCAACGCCAGAAGTAACCCAATCAATTACCCCTACACCAGTTACTGTGAAGACAGCAAACCAGGGTGTTGATGCCGGAGTGATTCCCGTCGAAACAGCCCCAGTCGAAACTTTAGACCAACCCCAGTCTAGGCCGACTGCAACCAAAGCAGATAGAGCGGCGCTTAATCCTAAGAAATCAGTTGCTTCAGCTAGCAAGCGATCGCCTCAGGCGACTCCAACCGTAGCTGAAGCTCAGACGACTAGTAACGATACTACCCAGAATCTCAAACCAATTTCAGGTCAACCTGAAGATCCAGTTAAACAAGATCGGGTTAAATATGTAATCCCGCCTCTCAATCAGCCTAAAAGCGTAAAGCCAAGAATTACAAAGCCAAATCTAGCTAAGAAATCGGGTCGAAAATTAGCAGGCAAAGAAGTACTAATCAGTACTAAACCTGCTGTCAAACCCGCTGCTAAAAAGCGGCCAAGCCTGCTAAAAACAGCACAGACTCCCGCAACTACAGAAACTCCGGCTAAGCCCAGCTCCACAGAGCAGCCCAAGCCTGCCACTACTCCGGCTGACACTACTACCCCTGCCACGCCTACACCCAGTTCGCCCCTGGATACGCCCACCACGCCCACCACGCCGGATATCCCCTCTCCTCCAGATACGCCTGCTACCACAACACCCGAACCACAGGTGCTTGTGGGTGAGGTATTGCTCAAAACACCAAGCGGCCAGCCCGTACCGCCTGATATTGAAAGGCAGGCATACGACGCGATCGCCACTAAACCAGGGCGTACTACTAGCCGTACCCAACTGCAATCCGATATCAACGCTATTTTCTCAACTGGCTACTTTGCCGATGTCAAAGGCGATCTCGAAGACACAGATATTGGTGTCAGAGTGACGTTTGTGGTAGAAGTTAACCCCGTTCTTAAGGTGGTTCAGACTGAAGGGGCGAGCGTAC includes:
- the purC gene encoding phosphoribosylaminoimidazolesuccinocarboxamide synthase gives rise to the protein MTDNNLGEKIYEGKAKILYRTDDPNVLLAYFKDDATAFNAQKKGQIEHKGEMNCAIATYLFQYLASQGMPTHFIAQTAPDWMQVVAVKILPLEVVVRNIAAGSLCQRTGLDLGTELRSPLVEFYYKNDRLGDPLFTEDHIELLELATPEQVQQLKQMALLIDRHLRSFFEQCRLILVDFKLEFGLDASGQLLLSDEISPDTCRLWDRDVADPKARILDKDRFRQDLGNVSAAYHEVMARIQTVVSQNSRDR